From the Pieris napi chromosome 20, ilPieNapi1.2, whole genome shotgun sequence genome, one window contains:
- the LOC125059623 gene encoding facilitated trehalose transporter Tret1-2 homolog, protein MAPEKKGHTYIQWMYSIIVSIGFLIYGLEIGWTSPMQKVLQADTSPLGHPISTTMISWIASIVVFSSAGAVPIYSYMANVYGRKWMVIATTIPQMISSSIKILFPNITALCIARTLSGFFTGGVFVVGPMYVREISQSDMIGSLGSIQVLLQNMGFLIIYLVGAYMDYFQVLYVMAAFPVLMALLMLRAPESPAFLVKLGKIEEAHKAVAYLRGLDTDDKIVITEVEAMQRQEKEFQAMPKLDFISILKDKAWRRGLIIILIIFTFHAWNGAFAIIAYASAILSSTGVDFGISPELQTLSFPIVSIMASFTLTAVAEKFGRKPLLAGTFFISVFSQSILGIAMLMQKYGYVIPSWLPVVCMIVSVATYAGGVRPLPYIILTEMFSFQVRTRLMGCVVTHAWISGAIQLFAYAPLADAFGLPATFILFGVFNLLGAIVTFFLPETRGKTDEEIQQQLTNSPKETSTV, encoded by the exons ATGGCACCAGAAAAAAAGGgccatacatacatacaatggATGTATTCGATTATAG TAAGCATCGGTTTCCTCATATATGGATTGGAGATTGGATGGACGTCTCCAATGCAGAAAGTTTTACAAGCTGACACCTCTCCTCTGGGTCATCCCATCTCCACGACCATGATATCCTGGATTGCCAGTATCGTTGTATTCAGTTCTGCTGGTGCAGTACCAATCTACTCATACATGGCTAATGTATATGGGAGGAAGTGGATGGTTATTGCAACCACGATACCTCAGATG ATATCGAgcagtataaaaatattatttccaaaCATCACAGCGCTATGCATAGCCCGAACTTTAAGCGGTTTTTTCACTGGGGGCGTATTCGTAGTTGGGCCAATGTATGTGAGAGAAATCAGCCAGTCAGACATGATAGGATCCTTAGGATCCATCCAGGTGCTACTGCAGAATATGGGCTTCCTGATAATATACTTAGTTGGTGCGTACATGGATTATTTTCAAGTATTGTACGTAATGGCTGCGTTCCCAGTATTGATGGCTTTGCTGATGTTAAGAGCGCCGGAATCTCCGGCTTTTTTGGTCAAGTTGGGGAAGATTGAG GAAGCACATAAAGCTGTTGCGTATCTTCGAGGTTTGGATACGGATGATAAAATTGTGATAACAGAAGTGGAAGCTATGCAGCGTCAGGAAAAAGAGTTTCAGGCAATGCCTAAGCTcgattttattagtattc TGAAAGATAAAGCTTGGAGACGTGGTCTTATAATTATCCTCATCATCTTCACGTTCCACGCTTGGAACGGTGCTTTCGCGATCATTGCATATGCGTCTGCCATCTTGTCTTCGACGGGGGTAGATTTTGGTATAAGTCCAGAATTGCAAACGCTAAGTTTTCCTATAGTTAGTATTATGGCATCATTTACTTTGACTGCGGTTGCTGAGAAGTTTGGAAGGAAG CCCTTACTAGCGGGAACCTTCTTCATATCAGTATTTTCTCAATCAATCCTTGGTATCGCAATGTTGATGCAGAAATATGGGTATGTCATACCAAGCTGGCTGCCAGTTGTGTGCATGATTGTATCTGTGGCGACCTATGCGGGTGGCGTACGCCCTTTaccttatataatattgacgGAAATGTTTAGTTTTCAA GTCCGAACAAGACTCATGGGTTGTGTCGTAACCCATGCGTGGATATCCGGTGCTATTCAGCTTTTTGCATATGCACCTTTAGCTGATGCCTTCGGTCTACCAGCTACGTTTATTCTTTTTGGGGTATTCAATCTTTTAGGCGCAATTGTTACCTTCTTCTTACCCGAGACCAGGGGAAAGACTGATGAAGAGATTCAACAACAGTTGACAAATAGCCCCAAAGAGACTAGCACGGTTTAG
- the LOC125059625 gene encoding trypsin-7-like: MKYHIYVILLLFYTINAEDYKEEEYDGDTSSSVDSESNEVFNKSLSQKPKRDFKEMNETKLNEKPIKLENKNDMKKSSYPYAVSIQRRNSHFASGALIDSKWILSAAGEFYNIREAIKQLRVRLGTFNYKKGGVLMALKGIEIHPLYSYQQPNYDLALLKLAQPVTYSAQIKPIPISTEAGEVVSGKFIATYWPRLIVNGQVLSASAKERVKYNSMRVSTQKLIPWAKCLKQMKHLNKTLDQSTMCLNPIVSLHSPCMPDVGAPIIADDLLWGITSGWLSDSCASESSPTLFTRLSDENVKFWLNSIRDIAI, encoded by the exons ATGAAATACCATATATATGTCATTCTTCTCCTATTCTACACAATAAACGCAGAAGATTATAAAGAGGAAGAGTACGATGGAGATACAAGTTCGTCAGTTGATTCTGAGAGTAATGAAGTTTTTAACAAGAGTTTATCGCAAAAACCAAAACGGGATTTTAAAGAAATGAATGAAACAAAACTaa atGAAAAACCTATcaaactagaaaataaaaatgatatgaaAAAATCAAGCTATCCATATGCTGTGTCGATACAAAGGAGGAACTCGCATTTTGCGTCTGGAGCTCTTATTGACTCCAAATGGATTTTATCTGCAGCTGGGGAGTTTTATAA TATCAGAGAAGCAATCAAACAACTCAGGGTCCGTCTCGGCACTTTTAACTACAAGAAGGGTGGTGTTCTGATGGCTTTGAAGGGCATCGAGATCCACCCCCTTTACTCCTATCAGCAACCAAACTATGACCTAGCCTTACTAAAGCTAGCTCAGCCAGTGACTTATAGTGCTCAAATCAAGCCAATACCTATATCGACGGAGGCAGGAGAAGTCGTTAGTGGAAAGTTCATCGCCACTTATTGGCCAAGGCTAATT GTGAATGGTCAAGTTTTATCAGCATCAGCTAAAGAGAGGGTGAAATATAATAGCATGCGTGTGTCCACACAAAAGTTGATTCCCTGGGCCAAATGTCTGAAACAAATGAAGCATTTGAACAAAACACTGGACCAATCTACGATGTGTTTAAACCCAATCGTCAGCCTTCATAGTCCTTGTATG CCGGATGTAGGCGCACCAATAATAGCTGACGACCTTCTCTGGGGAATAACTTCGGGTTGGCTTTCTGACTCATGCGCTAGTGAATCCAGTCCTACACTCTTCACGAGACTTTCCGATGAAAATGTCAAGTTCTGGCTCAACTCAATACGAGATATAGCTATTTAG